A section of the Pan paniscus chromosome 11, NHGRI_mPanPan1-v2.0_pri, whole genome shotgun sequence genome encodes:
- the RRAGA gene encoding ras-related GTP-binding protein A, whose product MPNTAMKKKVLLMGKSGSGKTSMRSIIFANYIARDTRRLGATIDVEHSHVRFLGNLVLNLWDCGGQDTFMENYFTSQRDNIFRNVEVLIYVFDVESRELEKDMHYYQSCLEAILQNSPDAKIFCLVHKMDLVQEDQRDLIFKEREEDLRRLSRPLECACFRTSIWDETLYKAWSSIVYQLIPNVQQLEMNLRNFAQIIEADEVLLFERATFLVISHYQCKEQRDVHRFEKISNIIKQFKLSCSKLAASFQSMEVRNSNFAAFIDIFTSNTYVMVVMSDPSIPSAATLINIRNARKHFEKLERVDGPKHSLLMR is encoded by the coding sequence ATGCCAAATACAGCCATGAAGAAAAAGGTGCTGCTGATGGGGAAGAGCGGGTCGGGGAAGACCAGCATGAGGTCGATAATCTTCGCCAATTACATTGCTCGCGACACCCGGCGCCTGGGGGCCACCATTGACGTGGAGCACTCCCACGTCCGATTCCTAGGGAACCTGGTGCTGAACCTGTGGGACTGTGGCGGTCAGGACACCTTCATGGAAAATTACTTCACCAGCCAGCGAGACAATATCTTCCGTAACGTGGAAGTTTTGATTTACGTGTTTGACGTGGAGAGCCGCGAACTGGAAAAGGACATGCATTATTACCAGTCGTGTCTGGAGGCCATCCTCCAGAACTCTCCTGACGCCAAAATCTTCTGCCTGGTGCACAAAATGGATCTGGTTCAGGAGGATCAGCGTGACCTGATTTTTAAAGAGCGAGAGGAAGACCTGAGGCGTCTGTCTCGCCCGCTGGAGTGTGCTTGTTTTCGAACGTCCATCTGGGATGAGACGCTCTACAAAGCCTGGTCCAGCATCGTCTACCAGCTGATTCCCAACGTTCAGCAGCTGGAGATGAACCTCAGGAATTTTGCCCAAATCATTGAGGCCGATGAAGTTCTGCTGTTCGAAAGAGCTACATTCTTGGTTATTTCCCACTACCAGTGCAAAGAGCAGCGCGACGTCCACCGGTTTGAGAAGATCAGCAACATCATCAAACAGTTCAAGCTGAGCTGCAGTAAATTGGCCGCTTCCTTCCAGAGCATGGAAGTTAGGAATTCCAACTTCGCTGCTTTCATCGACATCTTCACCTCAAATACGTACGTGATGGTGGTCATGTCAGATCCGTCGATCCCTTCTGCGGCCACTCTGATCAACATTCGCAATGCCCGgaaacactttgagaagctggaGAGAGTGGATGGCCCCAAGCACAGTCTCCTTATGCGTTGA